The proteins below are encoded in one region of Lactuca sativa cultivar Salinas chromosome 3, Lsat_Salinas_v11, whole genome shotgun sequence:
- the LOC111917261 gene encoding uncharacterized protein LOC111917261 produces MTNKSPIFPIHEPQHFSDYGFDPQIDYFQVLEEARKHKRETYSSRSAIDNVHFKLQKPISKDDTSKKIKKTRKRWWWKSALHFFKRKRTSSSDSSYNNLHCVYSASGGGGVGGVRAMSGPVYLTDSRNGSATLYHRTSTSRPSSGPLASTRKGDIDIPYISLTELNMNQTHKISGSAMPIYLVT; encoded by the exons ATGACCAACAAATCCCCAATCTTCCCCATTCATGAGCCTCAACACTTCAGTGACTATGGCTTCGACCCTCAAATCGACTACTTTCAG GTGTTGGAAGAAGCCAGAAAGCATAAACGCGAAACTTACTCGTCCAGATCCGCCATTGACAACGTGCATTTTAAGCTTCAGAAACCCATCTCCAAAGACGACACCAGCAAGAAGATAAAAAAGACCCGTAAACGCTGGTGGTGGAAGAGCGCCCTCCACTTCTTCAAACGCAAACGTACTTCCTCTTCCGACTCATCTTACAACAATCTCCACTGCGTCTACAGCGCCAGCGGCGGCGGCGGAGTAGGAGGAGTCCGTGCGATGTCTGGACCGGTGTATTTGACGGATAGCAGAAACGGGTCTGCCACTCTTTACCACCGTACCTCCACCAGCCGGCCGTCGTCCGGACCACTCGCATCTACACGAAAAGGTGATATCGATATACCCTACATCAGTCTCACTGAACTCAACATGAATCAGACCCACAAGATCTCAGGCTCCGCCATGCCCATTTACTTGGTCACTTAA